The genomic DNA TTGAATACCCAAATGACAAAATTTGCCaatctttaacttttctatATATTGCTCTAGCTGTTTCAATGGGCAGAAAAGATCCATAAGGGATTGAGGTTAAAGTTTAATTTGTAACTAGGTATTTCTGGGGGAGAAGGATACTTGGCAGCTAATTATAGTCATTCTGTTCTggatttaaaataaaaaaaggtatAGTTTACTTTACTTTAGCTAACAGAAACTTCAGCTTGTATATGGATGGAAAAAGCGACAGGCAGGTCGGTTGCATTCTCCTCGTTTAAAATCACGGCAAACTTCAACATTGTCACTTGTCGCCTGATCAAATAGATGCAGAAAATAAAATGTTACAAATCAGTAGCTCGGATACTAGCAGAAAACACAGCAAAAGAAAAGGCACAAATGCAAACCGCAGTATGTGTCTCAGGGTGCAAAAAACGGCAGGATTCTCTAGTACACATATTCTTCAAGAAGTCCCTACAAACTTCAACTCTGTTCTTATTATCTGCGTTTCCAGAGGAGTACATTATTCAGGGTAGTTCATTAAAACTCAAAACCAGCAGTGATGGTACAATAAGTAGAAAAAACTGTATCATCAAGTGTTATGTACCAGAATATGGTCTGGGAGGTGAAGGCGGAGGCCCCATCATTGGTACTCcaaggggtggtggcggcggcggtggcatgtAAAGCTTGGGAATAATGCATAAAAAGGATATACAGTATGTTACTCATGATCATAATCATAATCATCTTGCATTTAAATGATAATACGAAACATGAAACACtctttcattaaaaaaatatgttttttaCCCAATCATTTCCTATTTTAGATAAATCGTGGATAAATGTCAAAAAAAGTTAAGTTAGTTGAAGCAACACTTCCAGTTCTCTTCCAAGTAATACTAACAAGATAGGGACTAGATCTTAACAAAAAAACTCTCCCCAAAAAAAATAACAGTGTACCATGAGAATGTATACTAAATATAAGCACATACCATCTCAGGATATGGAATAGGAACATGGCTCATTGGTGGCACCGGATGTGCTACTGCATGAGAGTACCTACATGATTTGCGGTTGCACTGTCCACGCAAGAAATCTTGGCAAACCTTTCAAAGAAACGAAGTAGAAAAAACTGTAAGCCAAAATAACTTTTAAGAACTAGGAGGTGTCAAATGGGGGAAATCAGTTTGAATGTTATTGCTTTAAAATGAGTAGGCAGAGCATATGAAAAAGGAGCAAAAAACTGTTCTTTTTTTGGGTAGGCTATTTATTAATGAAACACAAAGCTCAAACAGCTACTCTTACAATTGCAAGCTCTTCAACAGATGAATGGTGCAAGAAACGGCACTCATTTGCTGATCTTGAACACTTCCCACGTGTAAAATCTCTGCAGATCTGCTAAGTTAAATAAAAGCTTGTTAAGTTGGCAATCCAAAACTTACATGCATATGAAACTCCTATACTAAGATAGACAAATCAGAATAACTGCTACAAACTTTTACGGAAACCGACATTACACATTAGTTGTACAAGATAGACTCCATGAGTTCTAACAAAAGGCTATACAACATTAGATTGCACCAGGCATAACATAAACACAAACTCTAATATAGTACTCGCACTGTCATCTTAAGAACATAGTCAACTGGTCAGCTCTTAGTCAGCAGATGGCACTAAATAGTAAGGAAACATTAAACACTCAGAAAAGGACAATCAGATGCATGTTActggaaaaaaaacataaaaggcCCAACAGGAGAACTTACCGTCTTCACCTTTGGGTCTTCCACACCAATTGATCTCAGCAATTGCCTAccaaaaaaggggaaaaaaaaggtggGGATGGAATCAGAAGACAGCAAAAAAAAGCTTTAATCTCATACTCTGACTAAAAAAAACTTCATGTGCTCCGACAAAATAATTACAAGACACTCTACAAATTCATCCAAGTTTCAACACAGCCTGTCTTGCATCAGAGTCAAGCATAACACAGGTTGCATTCTGTGTCATTCTCCCCCAAGGTTGCAACACATATGTGTGCATGCCATGAGAAAGTAACATCATATGAAAAGATTACAACCATCAAGCAATAGATGAACCTGACCAATCTATGGGACCCAAACGAACATGACAAACTTCCACATGTGGATGGCTGATGAAACTAAAGGCTTCCcaaaacaacaaaaaagaagGCTACACGGGAATCTGTTGTACTTATGGAGGAATGTACTGGGGGAGCTCATGGCATTGCAAATGGTATTCACTACGCACAACTAGAGGAGCTACATCTCTACACCATGACAAAGACACAAACAACCCATCGGCCATGTGTTTCAGTCGCCAGTAGCTTCTCACAAAGCAATGTTGTAATTTTAATGGTAAGATGTCGTCAGGCACTAGCGGTTTGCATCAGGTGTTAGCAGAAGATAACAAGCACATTGTGAAGCAGCTAATGCAAATGTATATGTTACTCTGAAGTCTTCATAGGCTTGCAGTTACAGTATTGACAACCGTGCTTCTAAACATCAAACCAGACAGAGACTGTATTCCCACAACCCGAAAGCATAACCATTAACCAGGAGGCCTAACCAAACGAATCCAACAAAACAAACAAGAATCGGGAATCAGCTCATACTCCTGGATATGCGGAGGCGGGTGGTAGTAGCGGCACGTCCTCCCGCGGAAGCAATTGTTCCTCAGCGAATCCGCGCACGCCGTCACCTTATTCTCCCTGGCCAAATAATCCCACAGCAAGCAGAAGAGAAATTAGAACGGCGCCCACAACTGCCACAAGCGCGGGCGCACAGGAGGGAGGCGGGatctcgcgcgcgcgcgagcgtACCGATCGACGGAGACGGACGGGTGCGGGTGCGCGTATCTGCACTCGAGGTCGGAGCGG from Setaria italica strain Yugu1 chromosome VII, Setaria_italica_v2.0, whole genome shotgun sequence includes the following:
- the LOC101773743 gene encoding zinc finger CCCH domain-containing protein 28, with translation MDSAAEIPNPSPEATNPAPAPAAAAAAAPDHSSSPPLPPRKRRLSPSPSPTRSGSPRSRSRSRSPRGRRSRSRSRSRSRSRSRSRSPQYPPDGKRRRHNDLTVEACRDFLRDRCTRSDLECRYAHPHPSVSVDRENKVTACADSLRNNCFRGRTCRYYHPPPHIQEQLLRSIGVEDPKVKTICRDFTRGKCSRSANECRFLHHSSVEELAIVCQDFLRGQCNRKSCRYSHAVAHPVPPMSHVPIPYPEMLYMPPPPPPPLGVPMMGPPPSPPRPYSDNKNRVEVCRDFLKNMCTRESCRFLHPETHTAATSDNVEVCRDFKRGECNRPACRFFHPYTS